A single region of the Drosophila takahashii strain IR98-3 E-12201 chromosome 2R, DtakHiC1v2, whole genome shotgun sequence genome encodes:
- the LOC108063097 gene encoding trypsin eta-like encodes MRSLNCLLFEIVLISASSFLWASPQNYYYNGYAQSSPWDGVVPTYLSIDNYGNCQAFDPLAGPLVGRCVRYVDCISAMQSVPQVTPLLCPSVWPNQLVCCPHGGYVIPAPRVSKSEEACSIAYPRAHHKRRRRRRSTNHNQEQVEPIEPIIQKHNQSSLYIMGGRPTPDNEHPYMCALGRLSRTNRSQPADSSKRRYNFYCGCVLISPWFAITAAHCANPKGIPPSVALIGGLELNSGRGELIKIQQITKHPHYDEVTDFNDLAVIKLAKRSYHQVACLWNQEFLPKTPLTALGYGRTKRDGPPTNNLQQIKLHHLNMKRCQNMPYFRNRGRSVNDQESGQLCAGDDSGNIDTCKGDSGGPLLLHQQIRHQRIPYVVGLTSFGGSCDSGQPGVYVRIDHYIQWIEQQVWP; translated from the exons ATGAGGTCGCTAAATTGCTTGCTTTTTGAGATTGTGTTGATTTCAGCATCGTCATTTTTGTGGGCCAGTCCACAAAACTACTACTACAATGGATATGCACAGAGTTCGCCGTGGGATGGAGTAGTTCCTACGTATCTTTCGATTGATAATTACGGAAATTGCCAGGCCTTCGATCCTTTGGCTGGTCCTTTGGTCGGAAGATGTGTGAGGTATGTGGATTGCATTAGTGCCATGCAATCTGTGCCCCAAGTGACGCCCCTACTCTGCCCATCGGTGTGGCCAAATCAACTGGTGTGTTGTCCACATGGCGGCTACGTGATTCCGGCCCCCAGGGTTTCAAAAAGCGAAGAAGCCTGTTCGATTGCCTATCCAAGAGCTCATCATAAGCGCCGACGACGCCGTCGAAGTACTAACCATAATCAAGAACAAGTGGAACCAATTGAGCCAATTATCCAGAAGCACAATCAAAGTAGCCTTTACATCATGGGTGGTAGACCAACTCCGGACAACGAGCATCCTTATATG TGTGCTCTCGGTAGGCTATCCCGCACAAATAGATCCCAGCCAGCGGATTCCAGCAAGCGGAGATATAATTTTTACTGTGGCTGTGTCCTGATTTCGCCGTGGTTCGCCATAACGGCCGCCCACTGTGCCAACCCCAAGGG GATACCTCCGTCCGTGGCGTTGATTGGTGGCCTTGAGTTGAACAGTGGTCGCGGGGAACTCATTAAAATCCAACAGATAACCAAGCACCCGCACTACGATGAGGTGACCGATTTCAACGATTTAGCGGTGATCAAATTGGCCAAGAGATCCTACCATCAAGTGGCCTGCCTGTGGAACCAGGAATTCCTGCCCAAAACCCCGCTGACTGCTCTGGGCTATGGGCGAACAAAGCGCG aTGGCCCACCGACCAACAATCTGCAGCAAATAAAGCTTCACCACTTGAATATGAAGCGATGCCAGAATATGCCATATTTTAGAAATCGTGGCAGATCTGTAAATGACCAGGAATCGGGACAACTATGCGCGGGGGACGACTCCGGTAATATAGACACTTGTAAG GGAGATTCTGGAGGACCTCTGTTGCTACACCAACAAATACGGCATCAAAGGATTCCCTATGTAGTGGGCCTAACCTCATTCGGAGGATCCTGTGACTCTGGACAACCCGGTGTGTATGTGAGAATAGACCACTACATTCAGTGGATAGAGCAGCAGGTGTGGCCATGA
- the LOC108063095 gene encoding beta-1,4-glucuronyltransferase 1, producing MDLSEGSSLVCLATQTSVERLNSLPQVAANWQGKMSVAVFAAGPEEFVVLQYFVTYMRLCFANIRENATFHLLTPRDYDKLPRVAALPLNMKGKFDCQYPDRTLKSLLKFRSLKTLQWRQRNTYPQNHMRNLARKGCQTKYVFLTDIDIVPSTNSVPQLNHFFRTANCSKSCAYVIPTFEIDVRATFPRSKNALIRLIKKGLARAFHEKVFIYNQYATNFSKWLATSTNESEVSVSHIVTNFEFLYEPFYIAVDNAPAHDERFLGYGFTRNSQVYEMHIAGYQFYVLSPVFTGHWGLQRKQARPAWREQQNNANRRKFDVFKSEIFVRYKNDPRLLLKSKKNQILVK from the exons ATGGATCTCTCGGAGGGCAGTAGTCTGGTCTGCCTGGCCACCCAGACTTCGGTGGAGCGGCTCAATTCGCTGCCCCAGGTGGCTGCCAATTGGCAGGGCAAGATGTCCGTGGCTGTTTTCGCCGCCGGACCCGAGGAGTTTGTTGTCCTGCAATACTTCGTCACCTACATGCGCCTGTGCTTTGCCAACATTCGCGAGAATGCCACATTTCACCTGCTCACGCCGCGGGACTACGATAAGCTGCCCCGCGTGGCGGCGCTTCCGTTGAATATGAAGGGCAAATTCGACTGTCAATATCCGGACAGGACGCTCAAGTCGCTGCTCAAGTTTCGATCCCTGAAAACGCTGCAGTGGCGCCAGAGGAACACCTATCCGCAGAACCATATGCGGAACCTGGCGCGCAAGGGCTGCCAGACGAAGTATGTCTTCCTCACCGACATCGACATTGTGCCCAGCACGAACAGTGTGCCCCAGCTCAACCACTTCTTCAGGACAGCCAACTGCTCCAAGAGCTGTGCCTACGTAATACCCACTTTTGAAATCGACGTAAGAGCCACATTTCCCCGCTCCAAGAACGCCCTAATACGCTTGATTAAAAAGGGACTAGCCAGGGCGTTTCACGAGAAGGTCTTTATCTACAACCAATACGCAACTAACTTCTCCAA ATGGCTGGCGACAAGCACAAATGAATCTGAGGTATCTGTCAGCCATATCGTAACGAATTTCGAGTTCCTCTATGAACCATTCTATATAGCTGTGGATAATGCACCAGCACATGACGAACGATTTCTGGGCTACGGCTTTACGAGGAACTCCCAA GTCTATGAGATGCATATAGCTGGCTATCAGTTCTACGTCCTTTCTCCCGTTTTCACCGGCCATTGGGGCTTGCAAAGAAAGCAGGCGAGACCTGCTTGGCGAGAGCAGCAGAACAATGCCAATCGCAGGAAGTTCGATGTATTCAAAAGCGAAATATTTGTGCGCTACAAAAATGATCCACGCCTGCTGCTGAAATCCAAAAAGAATCAAATCCTAGTTAAATAA